One genomic window of Hemitrygon akajei chromosome 1, sHemAka1.3, whole genome shotgun sequence includes the following:
- the adra2b gene encoding alpha-2B adrenergic receptor, producing MECPTLRGNASSLCNGSQQVLWGERLSVPYTPRSTAGIATAITFIIVFTIIGNVLVIIAVLTSRLLQAPQNLFLVSLAAADILVATLVMPFSLANELMGYWYFKRVWCEIYLALDVLFCTSSIVHLCAISLDRYWSVTQAIQYNSKRTPRRIRCVILTVWLIAAVISFPPLLSMNKKLSEEEIPVCRLNEEKWYILSSCIGSFFAPCVIMILVYLRIYQVAKQRARQSPGSRKEEGVNPNSSKKPAEQTTPSAPNGQEKGAQPESKGKEDSSSSEPEECSNKEKPRRRTEPQESGQGAENWNFQSQDHFVKRQGLLTPNALRKKAIQNREKRFTFVLSVVIGAFVFCWFPFFFSYSLTAICPKTCSIPPVVFKFFFWIGYCNSSLNPVIYTIFNQDFRRAFRKILCREQRRSLYRV from the coding sequence ATGGAGTGCCCGACGCTCCGCGGCAACGCCAGCTCACTGTGCAACGGCAGCCAGCAGGTCCTCTGGGGGGAGCGACTGTCGGTGCCGTACACGCCTCGGAGCACCGCGGGTATCGCCACGGCCATCACCTTCATCATCGTCTTCACCATCATCGGGAACGTGCTGGTCATCATTGCCGTCCTGACCAGCAGGTTGCTGCAAGCCCCCCAGAACCTCTTCCTCGTCTCCCTCGCCGCCGCGGATATCTTGGTGGCCACCTTGGTGATGCCCTTCTCTCTGGCCAACGAGCTGATGGGCTACTGGTACTTCAAGCGGGTCTGGTGCGAAATTTACCTGGCCTTGGACGTTCTGTTCTGCACTTCCTCCATCGTGCACCTCTGCGCCATAAGTTTGGACAGATACTGGTCAGTGACCCAGGCCATTCAGTACAACTCCAAGAGGACACCGAGGAGAATCCGCTGCGTGATCCTGACCGTCTGGCTCATTGCTGCGGTCATTTCCTtcccccctctcctctccatGAACAAGAAGCTGAGCGAAGAGGAGATCCCCGTGTGCCGACTGAACGAGGAGAAATGGTACATCTTATCTTCCTGCATCGGCTCTTTCTTTGCCCCGTGCGTTATCATGATTCTGGTGTACCTGAGGATCTACCAGGTGGCCAAGCAGAGGGCGAGGCAGTCACCGGGCAGCAGGAAAGAGGAGGGGGTCAACCCCAACAGCTCCAAGAAGCCCGCCGAGCAAACCACGCCCTCCGCCCCCAATGGACAGGAGAAGGGCGCCCAGCCCGAGAGCAAGGGCAAGGAAGATTCCTCATCCTCGGAGCCCGAGGAGTGCTCAAACAAGGAGAAGCCCCGGAGAAGGACTGAGCCGCAAGAGAGCGGGCAGGGCGCGGAGAATTGGAATTTCCAAAGCCAGGATCACTTCGTAAAGCGACAGGGTCTCTTAACACCCAACGCCCTCAGGAAGAAAGCAATCCAGAACCGGGAGAAAAGATTTACCTTTGTCTTATCCGTGGTCATCGGCGCTTTCGTTTTCTGCTGGTTCCCTTTCTTCTTCTCCTATAGCCTGACGGCCATCTGCCCGAAGACCTGCTCAATCCCGCCCGTCGTCTTCAAGTTCTTCTTCTGGATTGGATATTGCAATAGTTCCCTGAACCCCGTCATCTACACTATCTTCAACCAGGACTTCAGGAGGGCATTCAGGAAGATCCTTTGTCGAGAACAGAGAAGGTCTCTCTACAGAGTCTAG
- the LOC140733756 gene encoding lysoplasmalogenase TMEM86A-like, translating into MVLKELFKLVPFLLSVCIYFVLVPQSSCPIWLRAFLKCLPILFLCMYILMPGEHVSRHSKAPKLLAGLLLSAAGDALRTLSAHQYHVHGDSLFGLAHVCYIWMFGLKPLNLLAAFFLVIIGTVYLLFLSRCLWEKPQPLQWAAYIYIGLIGTMAWRASAKTLFNQHWSWVKLFATIGGMLLLVSDFTYAVSAFCFPVYNSGLIVATYYVAQMLITVSAVNSGNTVAKNRK; encoded by the exons GTCCTAAAGGAGTTATTCAAGCTGGTGCCCTTCCTGCTGAGTGTCTGCATTTACTTCGTGCTGGTGCCACAATCGTCCTGTCCGATATGGCTGAGAGCTTTCCTGAAGTGCTTGCCGATTCTGTTCCTGTGCATGTATATACTGATGCCTGGAGAACACGTGTCCAGACACTCCAAAGCTCCAAAGCTCCTTGCTGGCCTCCTGCTTTCAGCGGCTGGAGATGCTCTCCGCACACTGTCTGCGCACCAGTACCACGTTCACG GTGACTCCTTGTTTGGCCTCGCACATGTCTGTTACATCTGGATGTTTGGTTTGAAGCCTTTAAACTTGCTGGCAGCCTTTTTCCTGGTGATTATAGGCACCGTATATTTGCTGTTCCTTAGCAGGTGTCTCTGGGAAAAGCCCCAGCCCCTTCAGTGGGCCGCCTACATCTACATCGGTCTGATAGGCACCATGGCCTGGCGTGCCAGTGCCAAGACACTCTTCAATCAGCACTGGTCCTGGGTCAAGCTGTTTGCCACTATCGGAGGAATGCTCCTTCTTGTTTCTGATTTCACCTATGCTGTTAGTGCATTCTGTTTTCCTGTGTATAACTCGGGATTGATAGTAGCCACCTATTATGTGGCCCAGATGCTCATCACAGTCTCAGCTGTAAACTCTGGGAATACAGTtgctaaaaacagaaaataa